The Fibrobacter sp. UWB5 genomic sequence AAGCGTAACAATGTGACTGCGACGACTTTCGCGACCGAAACGCAGGGCTCCGAATCGACAACAATCAAGATTACGTCTTACATTGCCCGCAAGCGCGGCCATGAACCGCATACGACCTTCAAGGCCGAAGACCGGGGCGGTGTACTTTACCTGGTGAGCGAAACAGGCGTGCTGGACTCCGTGCGCTATTCTGCAGTGCCTACGGGCGCCTCCTGGTCTCGCGATGCCGCAGGCAAATGGGGCTTTGCAACGCCTTCGCCTTATGGCAATACCGTGGGCGAAGTGTTTGCTGAACAGGCTCAGACGAACGAAGTGAATATTCCGGCTTCCGGTTTCTATTCGTCACCGGTATCGGTCACGTTCCCGGCAGGCACTCGCTGCGAACAGGGCGGTACCGAACCTACGGCGAATTCCCCGGTGGTCAACCAAACTTTGAACATCAGCGCAACAACAGTACTTCGTTGCCGTGTTTATACCGAAGGCTCTTACCCGAGTAACGAAGTGATTCGTACTTACGTTTTCGGGCAGGCTCCTTCTGTTGCCGCCTTGTTTGTCACGACGGATCCGCTCTCGATGTTCAGTCCCGATACGGGCCTTTACATGACGGGTAACGGTGCCGCCATGATGGACCCGAAGAAGGGTGCTAACTTCTGGAGCAACCGCGAACTCCCCGTCTATGTGGAGCTCTTTGAACCGGGTTCTCCCAAGACGCCTGCCTTTGGAATCATGGGCGACTACAAGATTTCGGGCCAGTATAGCCGCGCTAAAGAAAAGAAATCGTTCTCCATCACCTTGCGCGAAGAATACGGCGACAAGCGACTCAAATACACGCTGTTCCCGGATTACCCTGAACTCAAGAAATTCAAGGCGTTCTCGCTCCGAAATTTCGGTAACAACTGCGGTGATGACTATGTACGCGACCGCCTGGGAACCTCGATGACAGAAGGCCTTGGCGTAGATTACCAGCGTGGCCGTTACGTTGTTGTATATTACAATGGCACGTACTACGGCGTGCACGATTTGCGCGAACGCAATAACGAATATTATTACGAAACCAAGTATGGTCTCGACGCCAATGACATTGACCTCATTGATGCGCAGAACGAAGTGGGCGCAGGCTCTGCTACCGATTACAAGAACATGCTGGATTGGCTCCAGAGTAACGAACTCACAAGCGATGCCAACTACCAGAAGATTGCAGACCAGATAGACGTTGACAACTACATGAACTACATGCAGGCCGAAATGTTCCTGAACAATGGCGACTGGCCGCACAACAACATGAAAAAGTGGCGTGTTGCAAGCCAGAAGAGCAAATGGAAATGGTTCCTGTACGATGTCGACTTCGGTTTTGGCGTGGGCTACAATACGCAAAACGGCAACGTGTTTAGCTACGTGACCAATCGAAACGGTACAAATGGCATGGGGATGATGCCGGGTATGGGTGGCGGCCAGCAGACGGGTGGCTCCATTTCGGAACACACGATTCTCATGATCCGCTTGCTCGAAAACGAAGGTTTCAAGAAGGCGTTCATCAACCGTTTCTGCGTGCTTCTGTCCATGAATTTTTCTGCCGACAGGCTCCTGAAACGCATCGAAGATTTGCAGTCCCAGGTGCAGGCCGAAGTTGCAGGCGATGCAGCCTTCTGGGGTTACGACGAAGCTTCGATGTCGAGCAATCTCGAAAAGATCAAGAGCTTTGCTCAGACCCGCCAGCAGACAATCATGAGCGAAATGGCGACGTTCTTTAGCTTGGGCGACCCCACTCCGGTAACGCTTTCAACGCAGGGCTCGGGCCATATTCTGGTGCATAACTTGGCGCTTGACCAAAGCTCGATGGCGGTGAACTTCTTTAGAGATGTCCAGGTGACCGTGACGGCGGTGCCTAACACGGGAGTCGTATTCGGAGGCTGGAGCGACGGCGTTCAGGAGGCAACCCGAACGTTTACCCCGGGCGAAGTGACAAGCGTCACTGCAACATTTAAGTAAGAAAATAAGCTCGGCCAAGGCCGAGCTTTCTTGTATTTTGCAACTAGGATTTATCCGCTAAATTTCTATATTTACATGCGATGAAATTACCTGTCGTATGTATAGTAGGGCGCCCGAACGTGGGCAAGTCCTCGCTCTTTAATCGTATCTTGGGGCGTCGCGCCGCTGTCGTGTCTGACCGCGATGGTGTGACCCGCGATCGCCATTACCAGAATGCGAATTACAAGGGCCATGAATTTACGGTGGTCGATACCGGCGGATTCTTGCCGGACGATTCCATCGATGTGCTCGCCGATAGCGTACGCACCCAGATTTTTAACGCCGTCGAAGAGGCCGACCTGGTGCTCTTCATGGTCGATGTCCGCGTGGGCATTACCAAGCTCGACGAACAGTTTGCCCGCATGGTCCGCAAGCTCGACAAGAAGGTGATTCTTGTGGCGAACAAGAGCGAAAACGGTGCCGACCGTCAAGAAAGCTACGAATTCCTGAAGCTTGGCTTCGGGCTTCCGCGTACTATCAGTGCGCTCACGGGCTATGCCTGTCTTTCGCTCATGGACGAAGTCATTGCCGTGCTTCCGACGCCTGTTCGTGGCGAACGCCGCGAAGAACGCCCGATTCGCTTTGCCATTCTCGGCCGCCCCAATGCCGGCAAGAGTACACTCTTGAACCGCCTGCTGAACGAAGACCGCGCTGTGGTGTCCGATATTCCGGGTACTACTCGCGATTCCATTGACTGCGACTTTGCGGTCGATGGCGTCAAGTTCGTGGTGACCGATACGGCTGGCCTCCGCAAGAAGGCGAAGGTCGAAGACGAAGTCGAAATTTTCAGCAACATGCGTACCCTCGAAAGCATTCGCCGCTCCGACGTGTCGGTGCTCATGGTCGATTGCACTCGCGGTCTCGAAGTCCAGGACTTCCGCATTATTACCGAAATCCGCAAGGCCGGCAAGGGCCTGGTGCTCGTGCTCAACAAGTGGGATATCTTCCCGGACAAGACCGAAAAGTCCTTTGACCACATGGTCAAGGAAATGCTTGAACGCGAACCCATGCTTGAATACGTGCCGATCATTTCGGCAAGCGCCAAGGAAGGCCAGCGCGTCAACCGCATTGTCCAGGCCATTCAGACGGTGTATGCCAACTGCCGTCGCGTGCTTGGCCGCGACCGCGTGGCCGAAGCCTTTGCAAGTTTCTTGGAAAAGAATCCGGTGCCGAGCCAGAACGCCCGCGTGGTACAGCTGACTCGCGCCTGCCAGATTATGGTCGAACCCCCTGTGATTGCGATTGAAACCCGCACGCCGGAACTGGTGGCCGATTCTTACAAGCGTTACTTGCTCAAACAGTTTTACGAAGAATTCCAGCTGCAGGGCGCACCCCTCCGCTTGAACTTCGACCAGAAATTAACCCTTAGAAAGGATGAAGATCTTGAACAGTTTACTGAGTCTTCCAATAGCGTACTTGCTGGGGTCAATCCCCAGCGCGATCTGGATCGCAAAAATCGCAAAGGGAAAGTCGTTCGACATTAGAGATTACGGCTCCAAGAATGCGGGCCTCACCAACACGTTCCGCGTGCTCGGCTGGAAACCCGCACTCCCGGTAGTTTTTCTTGACTTGCTCAAGGGCTTTTTTGGACCGTGGATTGCCATGAGAATGTGCGAAGCCCAGGTGGCCGCCGGTGGTGCAGACTACTCCCATTGGGTGCCGCTTGTCGCAGGCCTCTTGG encodes the following:
- a CDS encoding CotH kinase family protein — protein: MKTRKLLFLDVWFSLVLASVVACSDSSSSGTSPELIISEDGQPIPASSGAVSDPSNPQTGLSSSSKADSHEGPLPGEDPGMVAIDTTVPFIGNFPVIFSEVSPSNANFKDNDGNDPGWLELYNTSDAPVSLKGVALSNDAKYPRRWVFGDATVPAKGHMIVFLSGKNYADYIPPSDSVNMIGTDCSSESSAGGFGAFPGMGDWGGGMGDFGGGFPGGGAGAGVGGAAAAGNTGNAENLPGQSSLCFNEGGANQIGAVMKVAQGGSYTRVVVNSGAKLGDADQLVIRGFITKTHKIRVNFKEGDDISAWGGKNLRGTGDTSSVYYVRLGDNAADLKRNNVTATTFATETQGSESTTIKITSYIARKRGHEPHTTFKAEDRGGVLYLVSETGVLDSVRYSAVPTGASWSRDAAGKWGFATPSPYGNTVGEVFAEQAQTNEVNIPASGFYSSPVSVTFPAGTRCEQGGTEPTANSPVVNQTLNISATTVLRCRVYTEGSYPSNEVIRTYVFGQAPSVAALFVTTDPLSMFSPDTGLYMTGNGAAMMDPKKGANFWSNRELPVYVELFEPGSPKTPAFGIMGDYKISGQYSRAKEKKSFSITLREEYGDKRLKYTLFPDYPELKKFKAFSLRNFGNNCGDDYVRDRLGTSMTEGLGVDYQRGRYVVVYYNGTYYGVHDLRERNNEYYYETKYGLDANDIDLIDAQNEVGAGSATDYKNMLDWLQSNELTSDANYQKIADQIDVDNYMNYMQAEMFLNNGDWPHNNMKKWRVASQKSKWKWFLYDVDFGFGVGYNTQNGNVFSYVTNRNGTNGMGMMPGMGGGQQTGGSISEHTILMIRLLENEGFKKAFINRFCVLLSMNFSADRLLKRIEDLQSQVQAEVAGDAAFWGYDEASMSSNLEKIKSFAQTRQQTIMSEMATFFSLGDPTPVTLSTQGSGHILVHNLALDQSSMAVNFFRDVQVTVTAVPNTGVVFGGWSDGVQEATRTFTPGEVTSVTATFK
- the der gene encoding ribosome biogenesis GTPase Der; this encodes MKLPVVCIVGRPNVGKSSLFNRILGRRAAVVSDRDGVTRDRHYQNANYKGHEFTVVDTGGFLPDDSIDVLADSVRTQIFNAVEEADLVLFMVDVRVGITKLDEQFARMVRKLDKKVILVANKSENGADRQESYEFLKLGFGLPRTISALTGYACLSLMDEVIAVLPTPVRGERREERPIRFAILGRPNAGKSTLLNRLLNEDRAVVSDIPGTTRDSIDCDFAVDGVKFVVTDTAGLRKKAKVEDEVEIFSNMRTLESIRRSDVSVLMVDCTRGLEVQDFRIITEIRKAGKGLVLVLNKWDIFPDKTEKSFDHMVKEMLEREPMLEYVPIISASAKEGQRVNRIVQAIQTVYANCRRVLGRDRVAEAFASFLEKNPVPSQNARVVQLTRACQIMVEPPVIAIETRTPELVADSYKRYLLKQFYEEFQLQGAPLRLNFDQKLTLRKDEDLEQFTESSNSVLAGVNPQRDLDRKNRKGKVVRH